The following proteins are co-located in the Acidicapsa acidisoli genome:
- a CDS encoding tetratricopeptide repeat protein — MPTPPLSSGRSLANSAADPVPATAVRDQLARVVKSPGFVSSVRLCRFLTHIVNRTIDGDIDSLKEFSIAMEVFDRTSEYDPNIDAIVRVEARRLRAKLKAYYEEGQGTVDPVLIGLRPGSYVPVFRWLDVQPAKHREEIGAAPPPGRICVAVLPFVNMSPEPEQDYFCDGISEEITNSLTRVSGLNVIARTSAFHFKGASIDIREVGQRLGANLVIEGSVRKAGQQLRITAQAIQTESGHHLWSETFRRELQDVFAIQEEIAQSVAELLRLHMPEVPGPVRPSPPDLDAYTRYLRARFLIHQQSPETLHAALEQLRRLTETYPDYALAYSGMAAASGLLAQFGMVSGRDVYPEVKANAERGYALDPESGDTCTVLGALRAWFEHRWDEADRLYDHALQLQPSHAPAHMFRAMALLCQGDISAAESGLCRSTELDPLSASDCARMAYLHYVKGDYPSAEEHLRQSFELDRDYPEARLYEGLLHFQQQRYDAVIQCLSTSASPLDIGLLAAAHAREGNLSRAEECVERLHQLAGRQYVTPLAEGFAAVGMGDFDLALQRLDEAIDHKTNFVNLLAIEPFFHPLRADRRFAKLLKRLNLSQ; from the coding sequence GTGCCAACGCCGCCCTTGTCATCCGGAAGATCTCTCGCCAACTCTGCCGCCGACCCCGTGCCGGCGACGGCGGTTCGCGACCAATTGGCGCGCGTGGTGAAAAGCCCTGGTTTCGTTTCATCAGTCCGGTTATGCCGGTTTCTGACGCACATCGTGAATCGGACAATCGATGGAGATATCGATAGCCTCAAGGAGTTCTCGATTGCAATGGAGGTGTTCGACCGCACCTCGGAGTACGATCCGAATATCGACGCGATTGTTCGGGTCGAGGCTCGCCGTCTCAGAGCGAAGTTGAAGGCCTATTACGAGGAAGGGCAGGGTACGGTTGATCCGGTTCTGATTGGATTGCGGCCGGGCAGTTATGTCCCGGTCTTCCGATGGCTTGACGTCCAGCCGGCAAAGCATCGCGAAGAGATTGGCGCCGCTCCGCCACCTGGCCGTATATGCGTTGCCGTGTTGCCGTTCGTGAACATGAGTCCGGAGCCGGAGCAGGACTATTTTTGCGACGGGATCAGTGAAGAGATCACGAATTCGCTTACGCGGGTATCCGGTTTGAACGTGATTGCGCGGACATCGGCCTTTCACTTCAAGGGCGCCAGCATCGATATCCGGGAAGTAGGGCAGCGTCTCGGCGCGAATCTTGTCATCGAAGGAAGCGTGAGGAAGGCCGGCCAACAGCTGCGAATCACTGCCCAGGCGATTCAGACCGAATCGGGTCATCATCTCTGGTCGGAGACGTTCCGTCGCGAGCTTCAGGACGTGTTTGCGATCCAGGAAGAGATTGCACAATCTGTTGCGGAGCTACTCAGGCTTCACATGCCGGAAGTACCAGGGCCAGTGCGGCCCTCCCCTCCTGATCTTGACGCATATACGAGGTACCTGCGAGCTCGATTTCTGATTCACCAGCAGTCGCCTGAAACGCTGCACGCCGCCCTGGAGCAGCTACGACGGCTCACAGAGACTTATCCCGATTACGCTCTCGCTTACAGCGGCATGGCTGCGGCGAGCGGCCTTCTTGCCCAGTTCGGGATGGTCTCGGGCCGTGATGTGTATCCAGAAGTAAAGGCAAACGCGGAACGCGGTTATGCTCTCGATCCTGAGTCCGGTGACACCTGCACGGTGCTGGGAGCACTTCGTGCCTGGTTTGAGCATCGTTGGGATGAAGCGGACAGACTGTATGACCACGCGCTACAACTACAACCCAGTCACGCCCCGGCGCATATGTTTCGTGCTATGGCTTTGTTGTGCCAGGGAGACATCAGCGCGGCGGAGTCTGGACTTTGCCGCTCGACTGAACTGGACCCGCTCTCGGCCAGCGACTGCGCGCGGATGGCTTATCTTCATTACGTCAAGGGAGACTATCCATCAGCCGAAGAGCATCTCCGGCAGTCTTTTGAACTGGATCGCGACTATCCTGAAGCGAGATTGTATGAAGGACTCCTGCACTTCCAGCAGCAGCGTTACGACGCGGTGATACAGTGTCTATCGACATCTGCCTCACCATTGGATATCGGCCTGCTTGCCGCAGCCCATGCCCGGGAAGGCAACTTATCGCGAGCCGAAGAATGTGTCGAGAGACTTCATCAACTCGCGGGGCGGCAATACGTCACTCCGCTGGCAGAAGGATTCGCTGCAGTCGGGATGGGGGATTTCGATCTGGCGCTTCAGCGCCTGGACGAAGCAATAGACCACAAAACCAACTTCGTGAATCTTCTGGCGATCGAGCCGTTCTTTCATCCTCTGCGCGCTGATCGCAGGTTTGCCAAGCTTCTGAAAAGACTCAATTTGTCGCAGTAA
- a CDS encoding TolC family protein yields the protein MKRRIPTSCLAFTLGTLALLARGQNLTPLPSPPTVEQEAGQQSNLPELTLEQAVEQAVANNSSLKAASLDTLRAADDLAANKTRRFANTQVTALGAQLVTKPSVTYPAGSLGVYSATGPIPATNQKVEIPRKPVGIVNVSVAQPLSTQYQLHLQLKALELGLEGTRQEQVKTRLEVVDQVRRAYYAVVEAQSALDSLQASLPYYRESHRLAFVNRGKETILESDLLNADAQLLKIQNAISDASDRVASASERLNDLMGRDIHTQFRVAAIGDADTDLATSQAMEARALQNRPDVKKAKLQVQQANYDARAKKAEYIPDVSLAFSYYTTANFENVFPSNVGTVGMSLRWEPWDWGRKRHEYDEKRTKEEQARVGVGATERAVLLEVRNACRQLENTRRQLTLSDASERASRQKLKELQEKVKREAALSRDLYQAQSDLASADSQQQQALTAFWKARADLKKAIGEE from the coding sequence ATGAAACGACGCATTCCAACAAGCTGCTTGGCCTTCACCCTGGGGACGCTGGCGCTGCTGGCGCGGGGCCAGAATCTCACACCTCTGCCCTCTCCGCCCACGGTTGAACAGGAGGCGGGACAACAATCAAACCTCCCTGAATTGACTCTCGAACAGGCAGTTGAACAGGCTGTTGCGAACAACAGCAGTCTGAAAGCCGCCAGCCTCGATACACTCCGGGCCGCCGACGATCTGGCTGCGAATAAGACAAGACGCTTTGCGAATACGCAGGTCACTGCGCTCGGCGCTCAACTGGTTACGAAGCCATCGGTTACTTACCCGGCGGGCTCGCTCGGGGTATACAGCGCAACCGGGCCGATCCCGGCGACGAATCAGAAGGTTGAGATCCCGCGAAAACCCGTAGGCATAGTGAATGTCTCGGTTGCCCAGCCGCTTTCGACGCAGTACCAGCTCCATTTGCAATTGAAAGCTCTTGAACTGGGGCTGGAAGGTACGCGCCAGGAGCAGGTAAAAACGCGTCTGGAGGTGGTTGACCAGGTTCGACGTGCTTACTACGCGGTGGTCGAGGCACAGAGCGCTTTGGATAGTCTTCAGGCGTCCCTCCCTTATTACCGGGAATCGCATCGTCTGGCATTCGTGAACCGCGGTAAAGAGACGATTCTCGAATCGGATTTGCTGAACGCCGATGCGCAGCTTTTGAAGATACAGAATGCCATCAGCGATGCGAGCGACAGGGTCGCGTCGGCGAGCGAAAGATTGAACGATCTGATGGGCCGCGACATACACACGCAGTTTCGGGTTGCGGCGATCGGCGATGCAGATACAGATCTCGCCACATCCCAAGCCATGGAAGCCCGCGCTCTTCAAAATCGGCCAGATGTGAAAAAGGCGAAGCTTCAGGTGCAGCAAGCCAATTACGACGCGCGGGCGAAGAAGGCCGAATATATCCCCGACGTGAGCCTGGCATTCAGTTACTACACAACCGCGAACTTCGAGAATGTATTTCCAAGCAACGTCGGGACAGTGGGTATGTCGCTTCGGTGGGAACCGTGGGACTGGGGGCGCAAGCGCCATGAATACGACGAAAAGCGAACCAAGGAAGAGCAGGCCAGGGTTGGCGTCGGCGCTACGGAACGCGCCGTTCTCCTGGAGGTGAGAAATGCGTGCCGGCAATTGGAGAACACCCGCCGGCAACTGACCCTCAGCGATGCAAGCGAACGTGCGTCCCGGCAGAAGCTCAAAGAGTTGCAGGAGAAGGTGAAGCGCGAAGCGGCATTGAGCAGAGATTTGTATCAAGCACAGTCGGATCTGGCGTCCGCGGACAGCCAGCAGCAACAAGCCCTCACCGCGTTCTGGAAGGCCAGAGCCGATCTTAAAAAGGCGATTGGAGAAGAATGA
- a CDS encoding efflux RND transporter periplasmic adaptor subunit, which translates to MMRISIGILSIAVFSVLAGCAKTQKAGPEPVPVVAEIVATQQVQPSWNYSGEIRPDTEVQLAFKEPGYIAALYRVKGVDGRMRDVQVGDEIPSGATLARLRSSDYEASLNSAVGQQHSVQGTLDASQAELSRATADQAKADLDFERAQALYAAKAMTRPDYDAAVDQHTSATASVEAAVRQIEARRGQLSAASAQAFSARINLGDTSLNAPMPGVIVEKSVEPGSLVAAGTRAFTLDDTRVVKVNFGVPDNMLAHLKPGAAVPLQLDALQGRTFTGQITGISASANRESRVFNIEVTLPNRDRSLKVGMIARIRIEQANTQIVTVVPLTALMTAESGSNNYSVFSVRERDGKQFAQLKSVRIGETFGKSVVIDEGLTPGERIVVNRTNQLSNGSLIRMVN; encoded by the coding sequence ATGATGCGTATCTCAATTGGAATTTTGAGTATTGCCGTGTTTTCAGTTCTCGCAGGCTGCGCAAAGACGCAGAAGGCGGGGCCAGAGCCAGTTCCCGTTGTGGCCGAGATTGTGGCTACGCAGCAGGTCCAGCCCAGTTGGAACTACTCCGGCGAGATTCGTCCGGACACTGAGGTTCAACTGGCCTTCAAGGAACCCGGTTATATCGCCGCTCTGTATCGAGTGAAGGGCGTCGATGGTCGGATGCGTGATGTGCAGGTAGGCGACGAAATACCTTCTGGCGCTACGCTGGCCCGACTGCGCAGCTCCGATTATGAAGCCTCGCTCAACTCTGCGGTCGGCCAGCAGCACTCAGTGCAGGGTACGCTTGATGCTTCGCAAGCGGAACTCAGCCGGGCAACGGCCGACCAGGCAAAGGCGGATCTTGATTTTGAGCGCGCACAAGCGCTCTATGCCGCCAAAGCAATGACTCGCCCGGACTACGATGCTGCGGTGGATCAGCACACGTCGGCGACCGCCAGTGTGGAAGCCGCCGTGCGTCAGATCGAGGCGCGCCGCGGGCAGTTGAGTGCTGCGTCGGCGCAGGCGTTCTCCGCGCGGATCAATCTTGGCGATACCAGCCTGAACGCTCCCATGCCTGGAGTCATTGTCGAAAAGAGTGTGGAACCGGGCAGCCTGGTTGCTGCGGGGACAAGGGCGTTCACGCTCGACGATACGCGCGTCGTGAAGGTGAACTTCGGAGTTCCCGACAACATGCTGGCACACCTCAAACCAGGGGCAGCAGTGCCTTTGCAACTTGATGCATTGCAGGGGCGGACCTTCACCGGGCAAATTACGGGAATCTCCGCCTCCGCCAACCGCGAGTCGCGGGTTTTCAACATCGAGGTTACTCTCCCGAACCGGGATCGCTCGCTCAAGGTAGGCATGATCGCACGCATCCGTATAGAGCAAGCGAATACGCAAATTGTGACTGTAGTACCACTGACCGCCTTGATGACCGCGGAATCCGGTTCGAATAACTATTCGGTCTTCTCTGTAAGGGAGCGCGATGGCAAACAGTTTGCGCAATTGAAGAGTGTGAGGATCGGTGAAACCTTCGGCAAGTCGGTCGTCATCGACGAAGGCCTTACGCCCGGCGAACGAATCGTCGTCAACCGTACTAACCAGCTAAGCAACGGAAGCCTGATCCGGATGGTCAACTAG
- a CDS encoding response regulator transcription factor has protein sequence MSNRSPETTIAQDIEAHGLVVRWARSITAAVDLLNSAREKTVMVTELALADGNWRDLVERMRSIDICVPIVLATSSGTAELWWDALECGIDDIVPWHLVISRLCQLLETQGSS, from the coding sequence GTGTCCAACAGGAGCCCGGAAACCACCATCGCGCAGGACATCGAAGCGCACGGACTGGTTGTGCGGTGGGCACGCAGCATCACAGCGGCGGTTGACTTGCTCAACTCGGCGCGCGAGAAGACTGTGATGGTCACGGAACTTGCCCTGGCTGATGGTAATTGGAGAGATCTCGTCGAAAGGATGAGGAGTATTGATATCTGTGTGCCGATTGTGCTGGCCACTTCGTCCGGTACCGCGGAACTCTGGTGGGACGCGCTCGAATGCGGCATCGACGACATTGTGCCCTGGCATCTCGTGATTTCTCGCTTGTGCCAACTCTTGGAAACGCAAGGCTCATCATGA
- a CDS encoding efflux RND transporter permease subunit, with amino-acid sequence MTHAQNEQSTDKKQNLARFFLEQRHIAWVSLAVALLWGTYGLLKMPQRKDPDIPVRQAMIIVPWQGTSSEQVEQLVTRKIEQAIALNQWVTEIKSASRTGSAMVQFELAEKGKYDRDKELDDVKIRLDAIHDLPQGAGPILYIKDFGDTSALMLTVASPPADPAQVAWISKLVETQIRQVRSGLDTHTQPRRSIVVVFPKSIDSDEVERKLSWVTRDMATQHLCSDVRVLSGAGFTGVDLATNLSTPDLQSALRKFANQSLQTDELHPDAWKPAIIDEPANTTAALQAVAGDKYTYRDLDDFTDTLQRSLKTLSIVAKAERSGVLDENVFLNFSQQRLAQYKLRPADLSSILAARNLPESGQTLNARGRTVSVDTTGEFKSIDDLRNVAIGTSPNGTPLYLRDLVDIDRGYENPPSFLNRYTRRDENGKWITTRAITLSVQMKKGEQIGSFGKQVDANLASVRKTLPADLVLARTSDQPLQVHDSIELFSHSLIEALVLVVVVALIGFWSWRTAILIAASMPITLAITFGVINTLGIDLQQVSIASLIIALGLLVDVPVVSGDAIVRELGAGQPRSVAAWLGPTKLLKTMAFATVTNIVSYLPFLLLPGDTGKFLYSLPIVISCSLLAALLVSMTFVPLISSFLLEARSETPIAERRKHGFTGWYFRTAKKAIEHRKLCLAGSLVLLIAGGVVFSRLKPQFFPKDLQYFSYIDVWLPEDTPASATSAVAQQVESITRQVAEEYGRSHPEHGHPKDVLQSMTTFVGGGGPRFWSSATPEDRQTNYAQVILRTKDNHDTTPLLALLQPELDMQIPGAIIDTRTLETGKPVGIPVQVRISGEDLPRLRAEAEQLKQIFRDIPIAARVRDDWGEPSAREVVQVDADRANLAHVTNADVSDSVGAALHGITAGVLRDGNKQLPIVGRMHMEERSQPSDLRSLYVFSRQDTSPVPLDQVATTALSPVTPKIRRFDQYRTITVQCWPTQGHLPSEVIAAAMPKLEAFQKQLPDGFIFRFAGEQKEQVSGFADLTTVLLICISAIYLALLAQFRHAFKPLIVFAAIPYGVVGAIFSLAIMGQPFGFMAFLGIISLIGVIVSHIIVLFEFIEERREEGEELELALIDAGILRLRPVMITVAATVIALFPLAAHGGPLWEPLCYAQIGGLTIATFVTLGLVPVLYSFVVLDLKLIRWEQAEHPASAASEKPAEMPAESEVHA; translated from the coding sequence ATGACACACGCACAGAATGAGCAGTCCACGGATAAGAAACAGAATCTCGCCCGCTTCTTCCTCGAACAGCGACACATCGCGTGGGTCTCTCTCGCGGTTGCACTCTTGTGGGGAACCTACGGGCTATTGAAAATGCCGCAACGGAAGGACCCTGATATTCCAGTGCGCCAGGCGATGATTATCGTGCCCTGGCAGGGAACCTCATCCGAACAGGTCGAGCAGTTGGTGACCAGGAAGATCGAGCAGGCCATTGCTCTGAATCAGTGGGTGACGGAGATCAAGAGCGCCTCCAGGACCGGCTCGGCGATGGTTCAATTCGAGCTGGCGGAAAAGGGAAAATACGACAGGGACAAGGAACTGGACGACGTGAAGATCAGGCTGGATGCTATCCACGATCTTCCGCAGGGCGCCGGCCCGATCTTGTACATCAAGGACTTCGGGGATACGTCCGCATTGATGCTTACGGTAGCGAGTCCGCCGGCCGACCCGGCCCAGGTCGCCTGGATAAGCAAGCTCGTTGAGACACAGATCCGCCAGGTTCGGAGTGGTTTGGATACGCATACTCAGCCGCGACGTTCCATCGTTGTGGTTTTTCCGAAATCTATCGACAGCGACGAAGTCGAGCGCAAGTTGTCTTGGGTGACCCGAGACATGGCAACCCAACATCTGTGTTCCGATGTGCGCGTGCTTTCGGGAGCAGGGTTTACCGGGGTGGACCTGGCGACGAACCTCAGCACTCCTGATCTGCAATCGGCCTTGAGAAAGTTCGCGAATCAGAGCCTGCAAACCGACGAACTTCATCCCGATGCATGGAAACCTGCGATCATCGATGAACCTGCAAACACCACTGCGGCGCTTCAGGCCGTGGCTGGTGACAAGTACACCTATCGCGACCTGGACGATTTTACCGATACCCTTCAACGAAGCCTGAAAACGCTGTCGATCGTGGCGAAGGCAGAACGTTCCGGGGTACTGGACGAGAACGTATTCCTGAATTTCTCACAGCAACGCCTCGCGCAATACAAGCTAAGACCAGCAGATCTTTCCAGCATCCTCGCTGCCCGGAATCTACCGGAGAGCGGCCAAACGCTCAATGCACGCGGACGCACGGTCAGCGTCGACACCACAGGCGAGTTCAAGAGCATCGACGATCTGCGGAATGTTGCGATAGGCACGTCGCCGAACGGAACGCCACTTTACCTGCGGGATCTTGTGGACATCGACAGGGGATACGAGAATCCGCCTTCGTTCCTGAACCGGTATACGCGCCGCGACGAAAACGGCAAATGGATCACGACACGCGCTATTACGCTCTCGGTCCAGATGAAGAAGGGAGAACAGATCGGATCTTTTGGAAAACAGGTGGACGCCAATCTTGCGAGCGTGAGAAAAACATTGCCGGCCGACCTGGTGCTGGCCCGGACCTCAGACCAGCCACTGCAGGTACACGACAGCATCGAGCTCTTCAGCCACAGCTTGATCGAGGCGCTGGTGCTGGTGGTTGTCGTGGCGTTGATTGGCTTCTGGAGCTGGCGGACAGCCATTCTGATTGCGGCGTCGATGCCGATTACGCTGGCGATCACATTTGGGGTCATCAACACGCTCGGAATCGACCTGCAACAGGTTTCGATCGCTTCGCTGATCATCGCGCTGGGATTATTGGTCGATGTACCAGTGGTCTCCGGCGACGCGATTGTGCGCGAACTGGGCGCGGGCCAGCCGAGGTCGGTCGCCGCGTGGTTGGGACCGACGAAGTTGCTTAAGACGATGGCGTTTGCGACAGTCACGAACATCGTCTCCTACCTTCCGTTCCTACTGTTGCCCGGAGATACAGGGAAATTCCTGTACAGTCTGCCTATCGTCATTAGTTGTTCGCTGCTGGCGGCCCTGCTTGTCTCGATGACCTTTGTGCCGCTTATCAGTTCGTTCCTATTGGAAGCCAGGAGCGAAACTCCTATCGCCGAGAGGCGGAAGCACGGGTTTACTGGCTGGTATTTCCGAACGGCGAAGAAGGCCATTGAACACAGGAAGCTGTGCCTGGCGGGTTCGCTGGTCCTGCTGATAGCGGGCGGCGTTGTCTTCTCCAGGCTGAAACCGCAGTTCTTTCCAAAAGACCTTCAATACTTCTCTTACATCGACGTGTGGCTGCCTGAAGACACACCCGCAAGCGCGACCAGCGCCGTTGCTCAGCAGGTGGAATCCATCACCCGCCAAGTAGCGGAAGAGTATGGTAGAAGCCACCCAGAGCACGGACACCCGAAGGATGTTCTGCAATCGATGACCACGTTTGTGGGCGGCGGCGGTCCTCGCTTCTGGAGTAGCGCCACACCTGAGGACAGGCAAACCAACTATGCCCAGGTGATTCTGCGAACCAAAGACAATCATGATACGACGCCTCTGCTTGCCCTATTGCAGCCGGAATTGGACATGCAAATTCCTGGAGCAATCATCGATACGCGGACTCTCGAAACGGGCAAGCCGGTTGGAATTCCGGTTCAGGTCAGAATTTCCGGCGAAGACTTGCCGCGTCTCAGAGCGGAAGCTGAGCAGCTGAAGCAAATCTTTCGCGACATCCCCATCGCCGCCAGAGTTCGAGACGATTGGGGCGAGCCGAGTGCAAGAGAAGTGGTGCAAGTCGATGCGGACCGGGCAAACCTGGCGCACGTCACAAACGCAGATGTCTCCGATTCCGTCGGTGCGGCTCTTCATGGCATTACGGCTGGAGTCTTGAGAGATGGCAACAAGCAGCTTCCGATTGTTGGACGCATGCATATGGAAGAGCGGTCCCAACCCTCTGATCTGCGCAGCCTATACGTCTTCTCGCGGCAAGACACCTCTCCAGTGCCTCTAGATCAGGTGGCGACAACTGCCCTGAGTCCGGTAACGCCAAAAATCCGGCGCTTCGATCAGTACCGCACCATTACCGTGCAGTGCTGGCCCACGCAGGGACACTTACCTTCGGAGGTAATCGCAGCGGCCATGCCAAAGCTCGAAGCATTCCAGAAGCAGCTTCCCGACGGATTTATATTCCGCTTCGCAGGTGAGCAAAAGGAGCAGGTAAGCGGCTTTGCCGACCTCACTACGGTGCTGCTCATTTGCATTAGCGCCATTTACCTGGCGCTCCTCGCACAGTTCAGGCATGCGTTCAAACCCCTCATCGTCTTTGCCGCAATTCCGTACGGCGTTGTCGGTGCAATCTTTTCACTCGCCATTATGGGCCAGCCCTTTGGATTCATGGCATTCCTTGGAATCATCAGCCTCATCGGTGTAATTGTGAGCCACATCATTGTGCTGTTTGAATTTATCGAGGAGCGACGAGAAGAGGGCGAGGAATTGGAGTTGGCCCTGATCGATGCCGGTATCCTTCGTTTGCGCCCTGTGATGATCACGGTTGCAGCCACAGTGATTGCGCTGTTTCCGTTGGCTGCACATGGCGGCCCGCTTTGGGAGCCACTTTGCTATGCGCAGATTGGGGGACTGACGATCGCCACCTTCGTGACGCTTGGGCTCGTTCCCGTCCTCTATTCCTTCGTCGTACTGGATCTGAAATTGATCCGTTGGGAACAAGCGGAGCACCCGGCGTCGGCTGCTTCAGAGAAACCGGCAGAGATGCCCGCAGAATCGGAGGTGCACGCGTGA